The nucleotide sequence tgttttgtttttttttaaatcacaatACAATGATtctgagtgtatatatatatatatataaataaatatatatatatatatatatatatataaatatatatatatatatatatatatatatatatatatatatatatatatatatatatatttagttacaGACCACCCAGCCGTGCTTGGAAGAAATAATGTTTGCGTCCAGTTCGCCGCACAGTGAGCTAATACGCTAACATGTTTGGGccttttttcatatttattaaattaaaaacatgtttaaaaCATCATTCCGatttttttggtgacatatttgacttactctagagatcaaacatgatgctaaccaactcgaaaatcatttgtgattcctaaagccggatctcgaaagagatacctttaaacagacttttgttaatgaaatggaggtaaacgaaaaaggcaaattttgaaaacgtaatgattttgaaaatttagaacagtgaataaaacttccagcctccaccgggattcgaacccgggccttccgctttatatgcggacaccctaaccactaggctatatatggacgctgattgtatgtccagaggttcaaaaccggtaaggaaggccGTAATTCCACTATAGGAACATGAGTAGTTGTTAATCAGaatttcacgcgttgagcgatcatgaGACATCAGACAAGAGTTGTGgcaatatacccccccccccaaccaaaagtAAATAGGTGTcgtgtactcaatgtgatgcatccacacaccaagtatgtaaatggtttgacctctggtgacctcacatgagatttgacctcacaagcaacaggattGTTGTACTCAATTTGTCAAATCCATAAACCATGTATgcaaaatattcatgatttctaccatgaggaATCATGTTTAAAGCTTTTCAGGCTtccacaaatatttttaaagtactcgctatttggtgACCGTGACTAAAAAGCCACTCGCCAAAACGCAATTCAAAAAGCATAATTCACTCGTTACTATGcttgctgttcaagtctccatagtacagatctacaacatcaacaATTTCTAAGAACAAAGGTTGGGCACTTAGGTATATACATGATGCTACGGCAATTGCGCATTGCAAaatatgtttctgtgcagtatgacaTTTTAAGTTTTTTCCACCAGaagtaagtgatgaacaaataaaacatgtcgcagaatcagaaataagcagctaggcctactgttgtgtctcaaacaatgaaaaaaaaaacatctgaaaaaatacctacgaagatagcttggcttctgctacattagggctcctctatagtactaggcatatactatacagCATATAGGTTTGCGCGAGTCCTATAAGCCTACAGAACTTCACTGCTACTTCGAAACGCTACTCGCTTAGCgcgacttcgtacattttcccaattatttatcttgtcttttagctgaAGATTGATTTGcgaaaaatatcgctattactccGTTACACAAACTGCCTAAATTAAAGCGAtattttacgcaatgaaaaccTAAATAtgaaagagcatctatcttccactaAACTGGTGTTGAGTGAAAATCTTTGCCAAAAACATAGCAACAGTAACAGCAAACGTGtatcaaaactccttaaattgttgtatgttttgcaaattatgactgatggcatgtaGGAAATGCCTCAAGTAATAATTTAGGAGATGTTTGTTCACCTtataagtgtattggtattcttaCACAAAACAATTTTCCCTTCTCGTTGCtgtgttaacgaacccaatTTTACCCTATACCGTTGTTAGTGGTGGTGTATGGCACATTGAAGCCAATGTAACTCGACAGTTACATATGCTTTGTCGCCGAAAATGTTTTACCAAATTGACAGATAATCGTGTATTGTGGATTTCTGTCTTGCAGATCGACTGGAAATGGGTCTTTTCTCAATAAGTTTAATATCTCGAAACTCGGAATAAAGTGGTTACAACTTGTTAAATATGCATTTTGGCGGCCTCAATTTTAGCTTTAATTTGGTGAGTAGTTTGCCAATTCTCTATAAGTATGTGTGTGATTCCAGTCCAGGGAAAGAATCACAACAGCTCTATGTGATTTCATTACAGTTGATATTCAACAAATCTTTactttcattttatgaattcGTGTTGAGTTATCCTTCGAATGTGATACGTTTGCTTATAGctgcaggggcggatccaggattttgagaaaaggggggggggggccgacatcacgatggtagcactttagtgatctgcgtcctgggggagggggccctcctttaaaaatacttcaggttcttggcgactacgttgcgttagatagtgtaaaaccgcctacaccccctttcattcagataattatgatatacttgctaactgtgcattgattatccctgacagtaatagtcagcactatagcactgagccgtatctaattaatacgtaatgtcgcgtaggcctgataattgccttagtttcaaatttggaataaaaacgatcgcgtttcagggaagagcagctggatatatattaggcttttctttcaccaagttatgcctattaggaatttgaagtactcccacataaaaaaaaacgcaactgatttccaaaaagggggggccgggtcggcccccctggatccgcccctgagcTGTCATTGTTCTGAATATTAAAACATCTATCTTTGGAAGCATAGATATATTTGTACTTCAATCGGAGCTTTAGTAATAGCGCCACCTTCATATCAGCGTATGTTTACAgcataataaaataacaaactgGATGGTCAACTGGATATTTCTTTATGAAGCATGGTCATTCTTAGCTgtttgaattttgagcaaaaaGTTCATCTTGACTATATTTTTATCCTCTGGTTTGAATTCAGTGTTTGAAATCAGTGAGTGAGATCCATGTTACCccaaaggaaatttcatataaaattgttgctttaaaggagaaataaactctGGGCTTTTGTAGTGTACATGCGGTAGGGGATAATTTTCTAATTCCATTTGTGAAATAACTAATCAAAATAAAGTTTCCCTAAATTTTACGCGAATTTCCCAATTATTTGTTTTACCCATTTGAACAAAggccattttgttattttgtctaACTATAGATATTATACGTTACATTATAAACAGATTGATTCATGTACTGTTTAACGCACTTAATAAGGAACTATTGCGGTTCATCAGGGGAGTAATCAGGTTTTTggtgtggatggggggggggaggggcacagTCAAATTGTGTCCCCATTTTCAGGCACTTAACGGTGGATTGCCGTTCTGGGTAAGGGGTATaatgggaggggtctaaagggagggtTGATTTTCGAAGGGGgctaagatgcaaaatggtgctatcatttccatcTTGTTAACTATACATTCGTGTACTAAAACTTTCCCTTTTTGGTACAAAATCTtcaccaatttttttgggggaataAACGAAATAATAAAACTTAACAATTGAATCAATAGAAAGGTCATATTGGCAAGCGGCAACCCTTACATGCATCCTGTTTTCGCGTAGCATTAATCATACTCATAGCATGCAGGCGATGTATAATCAGTGTTGTAGCAATCAACGTGACTCAATGCCCGGGTAACCTTAGCTGGTTAATTAACAGAGGCGATGAGTGTAAGGGAAGTTCGAACCTGATACTGTTAGGTCGCAACACAAAcattttctctttatatttatcACTCTCTCCAAAGACTCCTCCCCCCACACCCATCATCGGCCCCACCCCCAGGTTTGAGTTACATTATGATTTTTTGTTGATGCTCCCTTTGATTTTTCACATTCGCCAATCGCGTCCCCAAAAGTTTATATGGTGGAGAGGGGCATTGTttccccccccctgcccctccccatccccctttCGCGCTGGCTACGCCACTTCTGTTCTTTCAGCCACGTGGTAAATGTACACCGGATGAGGAACTAAATAGAACAAAAAACTTACCACGGAATTCAGTGGCCTCTTAAAAATTATTGAACCGTGAAATTCTGTCATATCAACAGTGTGACTTCCGGCtttcaaaacatatatataattaatctgAAAGCACATATTGTCAGTATAGTAGTATTATGAAAACGATTCTCTTTCAGCAGATATTGCCCGTGGAATATCATTATTAGATTACCGTTATCCACGTACAGTAAATATTCAATTCAGCTTGCTAGTTCTTACCCAATTTGTTAACATCATGATCATAACCAAGATGATCGCTGTATTTGTAGTTCTCGTCGTGTTTACGGCAGTAAATAGTTTGCCGGCTTGGCCCGTCATTACTCATCTCAACAGGGAACAAGACTATGAACAGTCACCGAATAAGGAAAACAAGCCATGTGATATCCAGATCTCGGGTAAGTGTGTATATTACCCATTACtgaaatggaaatattaaaACAGAAGACTTGAGACAgaattttattttgtgtgtgtgtgtaaacgTGAGTGTTATTAATTTTCTACATCTATTCGGGCCAGctttaaaatatggtaaaacctggatttattttgtgtcTAAAATCATCATTAAAGTTATTGTGTTAAGGTTACATAAGATAAATCTTCTACTTACGTTATGTAATGAACAAATGTTAAGTTATAGGCCTATGATCATTAACAAAACATTCTCAATTTGTGGTAATGTACGTCATTAGCTCATAAAATACAAGTCATTCACTTAAAGAATAACTTTTATGcataaaattaataattcaataaatcaataattctgatatgttgtagactactcaaagacaatgtaattagttaaattttcattttaatgccACTGTGAATTTGTTGAGAAATGAACGTCTAAGCATCTCAGTGTTATCGATAGAGTGGCTAGACTACGTAATCTAGCAATAAGACCACTACAACTTAAAACTCAATCTGGAAAACTATTATTGATTTACTATCAATGCTACATTCtggaaattaaaaaatcttTAACCTTAATACCTAGAGAAACATTACTGAAACTCGTTGTTGTCTTAGATGACAACATACCCTGACTACGTGTATGTCACTATCAGCCTTTAAAATACAACGTTGGctgtttttctttgatttggGATTTGGGGACCTATTTCGATGTAAAACATATCGGTTCTCAGATACTTCATTATGAACCTACTGATAATTCTCAGAGTGTAAAAGAAAATCTCGTCAGTTACTTTTCTTCTGCTCCGAAATGTTGGACTTTTCCAGATGCCATATggtttataaaaaatatatatacaaataaacaatcaaAAGCACTGCAGAATCACGTCATGCTAGTTAAGGTTTGTGGGggtaatatattaaaaaatatttatattattcctAGGTCCATGGTCTGATGTTATGAACTTCACTGCTTCACCAAACCCACCTCGATTTGATTCGTTGCTTAAATTGGATCTTGACTTGTATATAAGTACGTATAACATACAAGTACCAACTTATTCGGTACAACGTTGAGTTAACCCTTACTAAATGGTAACCAGTAGGTCTCATAACTAATTTGCTTATGTTTGCCGTTGTAATCATAACGGAAATCTTCTTTAAATTATACCATCTGAAGATACCCCCATGACTTTCATTTTGGATATTGTCATGTGGATGCTGATCATTTTTGTTAAATTGCCCAACCGCCACTTCCGTGATGTGGCTTTTTgtaaaggccgtggctattcttacaaccaGGAACAACATCGGCGAATTTCCGGTTACGCATGCGCagaaaagtaaataaagcaactgcgcatgcagtaggggtaaccctaaccctaaaccctaaccgtaaattattgttactccttgtCGTAAAAAATtgccacgttaaagcaactgcgcaagcgtaaccggaaattattgttactcctggttgtaaaaatagccactttgttttgaaaatggtCCTGGCTCATAGTTTTAGTATACAAGTGTTACACTTGTAACGTCACTTGAAGGTATACCATCGCTTTacttatcatttttttttctggtcaaTCTCTTCGAAATACACTATCGTTGCCATCAAATGTATAGTATATGGTACTTAGAGAATCAaacctctctcccccccccttctccctttCTTTTTGAACTATGAACATTCCAGTGTGCGATTTTGTCATAATTAAGCTAAGCCTTAGTATGGTGTGTGGTTGAAAAATAAGCTAATTGAACAAATTTGGTAGAAACATTTAAACTCTTCCGTTGCAGTAGAGCTTATAAACTGCACGTCAAGCGGTGTATGATTTGGTTATGTATGCATTTATTCATGTTGGGAAAAATGCAGAATTGCAGACAACAGTTAGTTTCCTTGGCTTATTTAAGTACTAGGGAAAAATAAGGATGTCGTAAGCCAATGGCATTATGGTGGGAGCAGTACTTCAAAACTAAATTACACTAACACAGTTTACGCATTTCAATATGTTTGCAGAAGAAGACTTATTGTCTGTGACATACAAGGCAAATGTTAGCATCGATGGAAAAGGATTCCAAACTTTTGAGAAACCATTCTGTGGTTTTCAAACCAGAAGTGATTTTTGCCCTGCTGAAAAAGGAGGTATAACCTACACGtaaattttaagaaaatgtCGAGGAGtacatttttatataattacatatataaaatacatataattatataaaatgttcAGTAGCGTTATGGTCGGGTAATGTTATATCACAAGCTGCAGTTTAATGAGATTTAACCATATGGAATttaatggaaaaacaaaaattctacACTGCAAAACCATCTTAGCATCTTAGCTCTAAATGAGGGTCCTGGATAAAGAGATATTTTTCCAGATAAAAAATCGTTATAAGAAAGTATGATTCAACATTACAGATAATCAgcgaatattttctttttctcattAAAGCTTGATAGTTCCTTGTTCAACTGTAAACATATTCTGAATTCAACCTGCTTGCTTTGTTATGCATTATGTTAGCTACATGGTACTTATACTTCGTTTATTCTTTATATTTGTCAGCGAGAAGTCACTACGAACTGGCAATATACGTTGGCTTTATTGTACAGGTAAGGCAAAGTCATTACCTGTGTTATGTTTAGTCGTGTGTAACAAAGGATTACAGCaattaataaggggttaatcaacggtctagcgtgcgttactcacaggattaatgcacgatcgggggataatgcaagcgatgcacgagggcggagcgtagcggagcccgagtgcatccagcgatagcattaacacccggagtgcattaatcatgtgagtaacgcacgctagaccgttgattaaccccgttcattcatacactaccatttgtgtgggggaaaaatcataaaacaaaacatttttggttacatataaccaaagattttattaaagtgatgccccgtaattttaccgtgcgttactcacaggattaaccacggtcagctgacctgaatggaccaataggatttaggaatctttactaagtatgaatgaacacgTGATTATAATTGCACAAATATTCTGGTGGCGGTAACACCTAACCCAGGTTAAAAGTCTACAAGTATTATTTATACCCAGCCATGACCTGTCCATTTGTGTTTCTAT is from Apostichopus japonicus isolate 1M-3 chromosome 16, ASM3797524v1, whole genome shotgun sequence and encodes:
- the LOC139981914 gene encoding uncharacterized protein isoform X1, which codes for MIITKMIAVFVVLVVFTAVNSLPAWPVITHLNREQDYEQSPNKENKPCDIQISGPWSDVMNFTASPNPPRFDSLLKLDLDLYIKEDLLSVTYKANVSIDGKGFQTFEKPFCGFQTRSDFCPAEKGARSHYELAIYVGFIVQYSFSCVAQFLNQDDEMLFTIITKNCTIN
- the LOC139981914 gene encoding uncharacterized protein isoform X2, producing the protein MIITKMIAVFVVLVVFTAVNSLPAWPVITHLNREQDYEQSPNKENKPCDIQISEEDLLSVTYKANVSIDGKGFQTFEKPFCGFQTRSDFCPAEKGARSHYELAIYVGFIVQYSFSCVAQFLNQDDEMLFTIITKNCTIN